From the genome of Natrinema marinum:
GATCGCGATCGCGTTCGTCGTCGTCATCGCCGTGTGGAGCCGACTCGTGGCGTACCTGGGGACGCTTCCGCTCGCAGACTCGAGCGTCGATTCCACTAACCCGACGGTCGCGCTCGCGGTCACGGGCGGCGGTATCCTCACGATTGTCCTGCTGGTCGTGCTGGCGGGACTGCTGAACCGAGACCGGAAGTAACCTCCGAACCCACGACCTAACGGCCCTCGTCCAGCGGCGACGCGACCGAGATCACCGCCGCCTCCTCCCGCTCGAGTCCCACATCCACCCCGAACTCCGCGAGCAACTCGCATCCGGCCTCGAGGTGGTCGGTCACGGCCGGCACCCGAACTCGGCCACCAGCAACGGCAAGGAAGACGAGCAACTGATCCGCCATGTGCCGGTCGACGGGCGCCACGCCCTCGAGAAAGCGATTCGCCGCGTCGGCGGCGTCCTCGCCGACGCGCTCGGCGGGCTTCCCGCGCTCGCCCAGGGCGGAAAATCCCGCAACGGCGGTCCCGTGATCGACGCGAAGTACCAGCGCGGAGCCCGGCGACGGGCTCTCGGCGGTCGTCACGCGGCGCTCGAGCACCTCGTCGGCTCCGAGAACCAGCCGCTCGAGCGCGCCTTCTGCCTGCCGGTGGGCCACGTCGCGGTCCGCCAGCGACTCCGATTCCGTCGAGTAGAGCCGGACGCCCTCGAGCGGGCCGCGCTCGAGAATATCGATCGGCTCGAGGCTCGAGGGCTCGAGTCGAAGCGTCGCCCGTCCCCCGCCGGCGGGGTAGAAGCCGCGGCGGTCGACCTCGCAGGCGGCCGCGAGGCCGTAGCGGCGACAGAGCGGCAGTTTCACGTGTCGAAAATAGTCCAGCGGCGGCGACCACGCCACGTCCGTCCCGCCGGTGGCCGTCACCGACAGCGGCGACTCGAGGACCGCCGACAGCGGCAGGAGGGCGTCGAACAGTAACATGGCGCTGCCGGCGGTCCCGATGTCGACGGCGTACTCGCCGCCCTCGAGCCTCGCATTCGCTGCACCTGAACCGGTGCCGCCGCCCTCGAGCCCCGGCTCGAATTCGATCGTCTCCGCGCCGAGTTCGGCCCCCGAACCGTCGGCGTCGCAGATCTCGGTCATCGTCTCGAGGACCGCCAGATGTTGATGGGCCAGGCCGGGCGTCGGCCGGTCGCCGCGGACGTTCTCGAGCCGGACCGGCTCGTTCCGGAGGACTGACAGCGCGAGCGCGGTGCGGAAGAACTGGCCGCCGGCGCTCGAGCCGTCGAGCGTTCTGGTCATGGAGGTCCGTTCGGGCTCGAGTCACCTACCGGTGGCGACAGTCGGGATCGCCGGCGCGGTCTCGAGTGCTCGGCCGCTCACCCGGCGAGCGCGCCGAACAGCGTCAGAACACCGGCGACCGTCGTGGCAGCCCCGAGAATCGGGAGGAACTCCCGCGTGATCCACCGGGTCTGTCCGCCACCGCGGGCGAACGTGTCGGTGTGCCACCACGCGAGCGCGAGCGCGCCCGCCTCGACGGCAGCGACGAGTTCGGCCCCGAGTACCACGAAGGGCGTCCCGACTAGCACGCCGCTGAGTGCGGTCAACATGCCACCGATGCTGATACCGGCCAGCCCAGCCGGCCCCCGACGTTGCGGTTGCATCGTCGGTCGGGGAGTACGACGATCCGGCTGAAAAGCGTACCGCGGAAACCCAGAGGATGCGTGCAGGTCGGCCGCCGTCAACCGGCGATCGGGTTCCGGTTGCTGAAGCTTTTCCCCGCTCCGCGGGGGAGGTGTTGCAGATGCGACTCTGGCGCGACCCGCTCCGACGGCGGTGGATTCTCTGGGCAACGATGGGCCTCGCCTTTCTGCTGGTCAACGCGAACCGGCTCTCGACGGCGGTCCTCGCGGAGGACCTCATGGCCGCGTTCGGCACGACGGGCGCACAACTGGGGACGCTCCACGCCTTCTTCTTCTGGGTGTACGCCGCCATGCAGATTCCGACCGGGATCCTGGCGGACCGGGTCGGCCCCCGTCGCACCGCGGCGGTCGGCGCGGCGGTGATGAGCGTCGGCACGATCGGCTTCGCGGCGGCGAACAGCTACCTTGCGGCGGTGCTGGCCCGCGGGCTCGT
Proteins encoded in this window:
- the rtcA gene encoding RNA 3'-terminal phosphate cyclase gives rise to the protein MTRTLDGSSAGGQFFRTALALSVLRNEPVRLENVRGDRPTPGLAHQHLAVLETMTEICDADGSGAELGAETIEFEPGLEGGGTGSGAANARLEGGEYAVDIGTAGSAMLLFDALLPLSAVLESPLSVTATGGTDVAWSPPLDYFRHVKLPLCRRYGLAAACEVDRRGFYPAGGGRATLRLEPSSLEPIDILERGPLEGVRLYSTESESLADRDVAHRQAEGALERLVLGADEVLERRVTTAESPSPGSALVLRVDHGTAVAGFSALGERGKPAERVGEDAADAANRFLEGVAPVDRHMADQLLVFLAVAGGRVRVPAVTDHLEAGCELLAEFGVDVGLEREEAAVISVASPLDEGR